ggggacatatgtatgtttataacagattcactttgttataaagcagaaactaacacaccattgtaaagcaattatactctaataaagatgttaaaaataaataaataaataaataaataagaaataaaaaacattggCCCCTAGATTGTCAGCATCATCTTAAAACGCAAAGaattttccttccctgtctgtTTCTATCCTTATTCTAGCACCTCGTACATAGCTCTGTTATATCATTTGTCaggttgatttataatgttggtTAGACTCTCAAAGAAAACTCGGACACAGTACTTCTTATCTTCCTCAGAGCCCAACACTCAGCAAGAAtgttctgaaaatattttgttgaatacaTAGGTGGGtgggttgtttttgttggtttggtttgggGCTTTTTGTTTTTACTCCTTCAGATTTTATTGTTGAAGCCATAGCCTTCAGTCATTAATTTTAAAGAACCCTTTCTCATAAGTTACAGTGCTCTTTTTCTGTTGCTTTCTGAGAAATCCCAGAACTTCATGTTTTGTTGTTTACCATGGGCGGTTTACAAAAGGATGTTGTTCTGCAGCAAACACATTATTGTGTTATGGCCATGACACTATTTTGCATCACAGTGATTTATGTCCCATGATTTATATTATAGTTAGAGAAGGTACAAAATTTGGATTCACAGACCCTATGTCAAATAAGTTTctcaaaatgtctttttattaGTGTTGAAGATGAAGCTGTggataaaaacattttcaaagactGCAGCAAGATTGCTTTCTACAGGTAAGAAGAGGAAGTATATGACCTAGATAGAATAgttctgaaaatatttcaaaattgatgtttattaaatttttgaGAACTGATAGACTTTCTGAGGAAAGAGTCAATTAGGAAATTCAGTGATTAAAGAATTTATTGACAGGAGAAATTCACCTTTACTACTCTAGCTTAACTcctgtattattttattattaatacattattattaattaattatattgtaTACTTATACATTATAATTAACATTACTGTGTTAATAAACAggtattttaaaagtcaaagtGTTTTTCAACTAAtgttaaaattttgaagttttgaagaaataatacttTTACATGgttcaaaaatcaaataatataaaaagatacACGTTGAAAAATGTTACTCTCTTTCTTGTCCCCTTCCACCCCATTCCACATTTTTCCCTGTAAGTAACCagatttattaatttcttatttatctttccaGTATTTCTTTTTGTGAATGCACATATTCTTATATCACCACCATTCTTAGGCCAAGTAGCTTTCTATATACACTGTGGTAtacatctttttttctgcttcataATTTATTCTGAAGAGCTCTGTATGAGTATATGGAAATTGTCCTCTTTTTCATAGTTGTATGGTATTCCATTGGGTAAATTATAATGTATTCAGTCTCTCTCCTATTGCTAGAGCCCTGGGTTGTTTTCAGTCTTGCTGTAACGTCACTGCCACAGTGAAAAGCTATACATATGTCATTTCCTACACATGCAGGTATATTTGTAGGATGAATTTCCAGGAATGAGATTACTAGGTCAAAGAgtaaatgtatttgaaattttaactATTACCAGATATCCCTCCATAGAGATTGTGTCATTCTGCACTCCCATCACCACTATATGATTGCCTATTTCCCCAGAgcctcaaaaaatatttctttaaaattttttttgagtgtCTACCTTTATGTGGTCCTGAAACTGAAATCACCAAAAATTACATCATACACCTTTCTAATTTATACACACAACtctagagaaagaaaatcatattttaattctGAACAGGTACCTTAGAGGGAATTCTATAGTGAACTCCTGGTCACCTTGACAAACCACTGGATTATATTGGATTTCCACTAAAATTTATTAAGTTTCAATTAAAGTATACATTTCCTGGAAAGAGGGAGGGACATCAACAAGCTAATACGTGTCATCTACAAAAACTGCCCCACCTTCTCAataaaggagacaaaataccatCCTTGAGTAGTGTTATGGTGAACAATTTTATTAGTActcttcttattattttattaattgcaTTAGCACTCTGCGTATTAATTTTGTTAGCTCTCTAAATTATTGATACTCCTCTTAGTGCTTTATTGGAGTACTAATATACTGCTTGTGCCCAGTTCACTTACTATCGAAGTGAATTTTAATGACTTCCACATGATAATATAGTCTTTTGGAGGCTGAGAGTCACAAATCATTCTCAGGCGTCTGTATACTCCAAATCTGTAGGCGTCAGAAACAGCGGCTCTCCAAGAAGTCTACCTATCGGGCATTACTAGACTCAGTCACAGCAGGCAAAGAGAGCACCAGCTTCCAAATCATCAACGAAGCAGCTAAGGTGAGAAAAAGTATTTTCTACAGAGAAttatttgtttctgtatttatttggGTTGAATGAAGTAAATTTCCACAAAGACTAATTAAACTATGTATGCTTCAAGAATAAACTGTGAGAGAAGTAATGCCATCTTTTTAATATCTACACAATGCTACTTTAAAAGTAATATGACTATCAACATATAGATTGCCTTGTATCAGATGCTTTCTTAGATTTACGAatgttatttccttttaattaatcTTCAGAATCATCTAAGAGGTACATTGCATTGTCCCtaattttcagataaggaaattgaagtcTAAAAAGCCACTTGCTCCAAGTCATAGCTAGTAACCAGAATTTTCACCTGTGACTGTAGACTCTGTCACGCACCCACACTTTTTATCACTATTACACAACATACCCTCAAGCAAGGTACAGATTCAGTGAATGTCCAAACCTCAAAATGTGAGTGGGCAAGAGGAACAATGGTCTATGCAGTTGAATAAGTCACAATGTTCCCTCCCGTAAGCTGATTCACTAACAGATCACCATAGTTATTACATGCTGAAAGGATTAGAGCAGTATCCTAAGTgctttttctcatctgtcaagttTTCACACTACTTCATATGGGCCAGTCACAGAGGAAGTGCTGTGGGCCGGGCTAGGAAGTGTGGTTATGCACAAGTAGCTGATGCTTCCAACCTGACCCTCACTTCACATCCTCCCCTGTCTTTGAAAGGTGTCCTAAGCTTCTAAGGCCTCCCAGACCAACCTGGTTTAATTGGTAATTGGCTGAAGGACATAGGTAAAGACATGCAGTCTAGTCCCATAACAGCTTAGATAGTAATTCCATCAGCTCACTAACAAATCCCAGTTCTGGGAAGCAGACTGAGAAGACATCCCCACTTTCACCGCAGCATTGTGAGAGATCTTGTGACTACCGTAGCGCTTGCCGTATAACATTACACTGAGGAATCTTCTCGGAGAAGACAGAGCAAACACTGCCCCACAACATCAGGGCGTTCTTTGTAACATTTGTAAGGCCTTTAACTTAGTCGGGAGACTCAACTTTATTCCCAGGCAGGAGGTGCAATGGCACAGTGAGGAAGGCTACCTTCCATATGAAGTTTTAGAGATTTTAGTCACTTCAAAGATGTAGAATCCTCTAACATAACTTTCTTGCCTGAATTCAAAATAGGGGCTAGAATCATATCAACAGTTTGTGTTCTCTATCCCCCTCCCTTTTTCCCAACTTATGGTTACTTAAGGATGTAGTTGTGGTAGCAGCACACTTAGTTCTTTTCTCTTAACTGCACTGAAGGGATGGTTAGCCTTTCTTCAAAACCTAGTGCTACTTCTTAATAccactcatttttttctggagGAATTTCCCTCCTTGCTTGGCATCTGTGCAACCTTTGAGTTCACAGCTCATGGTACCCCAGAAGTTATAGTTCCTCAACTACTGATCCAGGTCTCCCAAACTTTACATCCTTTTGTAGCCAAGTTTGAAAGCTGTTCATGGGAGAACATGGGGCAGCATTAATTTCTTTCCTAGAGAGCCACCCGCCATTTGCATGTGGTCTAATAGCCCAATACCCCACCTAACCCCTGTATTCAGGGTCAGCAGAAGCAGTTGGCTCCAGGAAATGCAAGGagtccaccagagaccttccAGAAGTCAGTAGGCCTTTAATACCAGCAGTCAGACcccttcctttctcatttttcctgtcatttgctctttttccttcttgCCTCTGATGTGTCTAGCCTCAGAGAGTTGCAGCTGTCCCATGGTCAGGGCAAGAGTCCCTTTCTGTCCTTGGGGAGGCTCAGTCTGTTGAGCACCTGAACAATCCACTGTCGTGATGACACATGCCAAGGCAGAGTAAATGAGGCACTCGGAATACCAGTGTGGGCCGAAATGCAACTTCACGATGCATCTCCATACCAGTGAAGTTAGTGGTGGATCCTCTCGCACTGCCTTTTACAAGACAATAGGTCATTTTCTCTGTACACACCTCTCTTTGGATCCTGAAAATATGAGGGACAATGCTGTTCAGGTCAGGTGCCAGAACCAGAGCCAACCAGATATGGATGCCTTCAAGGGAAAAGAAGCCACAGTCCACGAGGACCCACGGGAGCTCAGCACAAGACAGCACATGTCTCAGAAGGGAGCTGAGGAGCCGGACAAGCAAAGGGCAAGTGATCCAGGATGTCAGCAACGTGGCTCCCAAGACTGAGAACTTTGAGGATCCCTTGGAACAGACACAATGTTCAGGTGTTGGAAATAACAGTGCTGCACAGGGAATGTGCATGCTCTGATGTCAGGCAAATGCATGCAATGTATGTTTTGGGAGGTCACCCTAAAATTCTGAACTGAACGTCATTTTAATGTCCTCCTTGTCACTTGGAGCTGAGATGACTAATAGGGACTTAAGGCTTCGTGCCCTCTATCAGTTTGGTAGGGACAACAAAGATCCAAACAGTAATTTCTAAAATTGTCTGAACCTTGTATTCTGCTCACTGCATAGTCAAGGAGCCTCCACTAGAGGTTGTTTCTGGGATGAGATGGGTGTTTCATGGGAGATTTCACAGTAGGATATGGTATGGATATGgtctggagatttttaaaaagccacatacATCCACTTATTCAGAATGATAGCTTTTTATTTCAGGTTCAGAGAGACAGAGCCCAAAGTCCAAGAGGATCATATTCAGCTCACAGCTGCAGTTCTCAGATTTCACTGATGAGGCAGATTCTGACAAACCCAGTACTCTTAGTGCCTACCTGCCCTCACACCATTAAAACTCTTAAAGCAATAATTTTGTTGTCAGGCTTTGTTGTTAATTTTTGAAATCCTTCTTCCCAATTCCCTTCTCCCAACCTGCCACTTAATAAGCAACCAGGAAACAGAACCAAGTTTCATTCACCGTTGTCTTAGTGAGCTCACACTGCTATAACATAAACTGGGTGTCTTAACAAacctttatttctcacagttctggagtctgggaagtcctAGATCAAGGTCCCACTTCCTGCCCTGTAGACTGCCACCTCCTTactgtacagttgacccttgaacaaagcAGGGGTTAGCAGTGGAAAATCCAAGTATGACTTCACAGTCAGCCCTCAGTATAcatggttccacatccacagattcaaccaaccaaggATTGTATGGTACTgtagtaagtatttattgaaaaaaaaaatccatgtataagtggacccatgctgTTCAAATctctgttcaagggtcaactgtatattcacATGATGGAGAGACAGCtaactctctggtctcttcctgtaaAGGCAGTGATCCCATCatgactccaccctcatgacctcatcaaaaCCTAAACACCTcccaaggccccatctccaagtgccatcacattgagggttagggcttcaacatatgaattgaagGGTTGGAGAATGGGGAgggtttggggaggggggcaaatgacacaattcagtccatagcaaacATGGTGTTCCTGGGACACAGTAATGTTACAAAACAAACTGAAGTGTTGCCCTGTGTGTTGCCTCTAGGTCAGGACATCTAGGCTTTGAAGAAAAGTTGGTTGCAGGTTCAAATCCCTAAGTTTTCTCACATAGGGTCCTATTTCTTATGACAAAATAATGAGATATTTGATAAAGAAGCttccagaaaaaaatcttaaaggcgTTATCAGTAAAGTGTTGACTGCTTTTTTAGACCTCTTTTCTTCCTACTATCATCAATTTTTTACCTTCAGTCAAAATTTGTCGTGGattgagaaaaagagaagatctAGTCTTGTGACACCAGAGCAGGGAAATTTATGCTATCTTCTGAGTGTACCTGAAAAGCACTGCTAGCAAGGCTGTTTGGAACAGACCTACATCTTTGATCTACTTTATATTGctaatttttatgctttttcaTGACATGGATGAACTATTtggcaaaatgtttatttttcagcCTGTTTGCAAGTTTTCACTAGTGATAACGCTTCTGGAAGCTTCTCCAAGGATGCAGGGATATCTCTGAGCACCTCCATGAAGTTATCCCTTGCGTCTTCATCTAAGCAACAGGACTTTGCCCAACCAGCCACCTCCTCAACAGATGAGGAACAACTACTACTTGTTAACCAGGACTGTTCCTGCAGAAATGGCCAGGAACAGGCATCTTATTGGGGAACTGGCCAAGCAATCAGAAGCACACCTGGACAGGCTAATTGTCCTTGGGGAACATGCTAATGCCCAGCGTGAACTTACCAGCATTCTCCATAGAGAATCAGTGCTTGCAATAAACCAACTGGCTACAGCTATGCAAGGGGCAATAAGTGCCCTCCAGCAATTTAATGAATCTTAGACCATTCTCTGAATCCTGGAAGGTCTTGACCAATAGCTGAGAGAGGTCCTTGCTCACTCCTCTAGGCCTTTTAGGTTAACTATTCCCTATAATATAGTAGAGAGATCTGGTTCCAGAGGACAAGCAAGATCTACCCATCACGGAGAAGTTGATGGGGTCATAATTTCCCTTATTAATACCCACCACCATTTAAATATGTGTTAGAGGGCTGTTCTGTTAACTCAGTCATAGTCTCTACTAGTTTTgggtgaagttaaaaaaaaacttttaatgtaACTGTGATCCATTCCACTGCTTGAATGTACAGACAAGGCTGTTTTTACCACCATGATTTTTATAACCTGTCTCATATTTTTgcccttgtggccaaaaaaactaGACTTAGGGATGACAAACtactgggttttatttttattcggTATGGGAGAAATAAGATAGGAAAAGGGAATTTATGCTCTCCCAGATTATGGGAGGTGAGCCTCTGAATGAAAAACCAAGTAGAGACTTGTGGTACTAAAATGAACCTCCAAAATGTATTCCTTTCTTTGAGGATTTATTTCATCTTCTCTGTGTAGGAGGACATTTACACATCTTAAATCTTTCTAGGGGAGCAAAACCCATGCTGTCTCAccttattttaaatgttcaattttaTGTTTCTTCACTTATTTTACATAAATCCATCTTGCTGCAATTTTTACTGCTATTTGCtaaatattaacattaaataaTTCTGAGTTTATGCAGTCTAACGTCTGTAAcaacatattttttattgtaatttttaatcactaatagagattcaataatttatttgtatattattttaaaataaatgtccaaACAGGTCTCTAGAGAACAGAAATGTTTAGAAATTCTTAATGTTTTAGATAGAAGGATATAACATTCATGTCCAGACTTTTTGACAGCCCGGTTTTGGTTGAAGAATTGGACAATAACTGGCAGTTAAGAAGCCCAGGGAAGTGGTTTATAAACTGTCATGCACAGAGCCCTGAGGTTTCCGTAGAGGTGTCTCAGGACTCaatgcagggaggggagggggctcaaTGGTAGAGGCTCTGAGCCACTTCCTGCTGTTTTCAATCCAAGTAGCTTTACTTATTGAACTGAGAGTCCGCTGCTGTTGATTTTTTAAGCCAGTAAAAACAGCATGAGCCAGATCATACAAGCAAATGTATACTAAGGTCTAAGGAAATTATGTGCTTGGAATATGAAACTATGTTAATAATAAGAGATAAGAATGAATCTGGATATTGGCTTTGAAAAGGGTTACCTATTGGCAAAATTGGTTTgcttaattaagttaaaatgaaaacaaagtggGGCTTTGACTCTGATTTGTATGTTTGCTTGCCTAGGGTTATTATAGGAAAAGCAGGGTTATTGCTACCTTCTCTCATATAATTAGGATTCTTTACTAGGCTGCAGCTTCAAGAACAGAACATATCAGACCagtctttggtttaaaaaaataaaaatttttaagaaagttaTTTTACTAATAATGGGAGGATCTCTGAGTATATAAACTAAATGCAATTTGTTAATCACATATAAGGGACAACCTGTGTGCCCTCTGCTTAGGATGTTCTTTCCCATTTTTGCCTACCCAAAGTCCTACTAATCCCTCAAGGCCCTGCTTAAGTCCCTCTTCCTCCAGAGAGATGTCCCAGAATCCCTCTCCTTACAGTCATCAATATTCCGCTTCCTTGTTCTCCCGCAGCACGTGTCCTTGTCCTGTCTCAGCATTTATCATAAAACGCTTTACGGTTACTACATAGGTGTTGCATCTCCTCTAAATTGCACTCTCCCTAAGAGTTTAGCCATCCTTTTCACAGCAATCAGCACTTCACAATATTAGATgccaaataaatgttagttgaattAAATTTGAGAGAGTAGTGGAAATTTATGTCTAACTTGGGAGGGAATACATAATCTAACAGGATTTCAGCCTTATACTTGGATACATTTTCAAATCTTAGAATTCTGATGGCACACTTGAAGTAAATCAAATATACAAAAGAACATTAAACATATAAGCAGTAATTACAGTatgattgggggtgggggaaaggggaaagTGTTGgccaaagagtacaaacttccaaCTATAATAAGATGACTAACAGCATAGTGattgtagttaataatactctattatatacttggaagttgctaagagagtagatcttaaatgttctcaccacaaaaaggaaatggtaattatgtgacttGATGCAGTTGCAgatgttagctaatgctatggtggtgatcattttttTATATACTCTCTTCCTCCACCATTTGACTCAAAGCAATATATAAGTATCAAATCAAGGAGTTgtacaacttaaacttacacaatatgtcaattatttctcaataaagttggggaaaaaataattattgtataATCAGTACTACATCATAACCTTGTTTTAAgaatgtctgagtaatattccattgtatatatgtgccacatcttctttatccattcatccgatgatggacatttaggttgtttccagctccgggctattgtgaatagagctgcaatgaacattttggtacatgtctctttttgaattatggttttctcagggtatatgcccagtagtgggattgctgggtcgtatggtagttctatttttacttttttaaggaacctccatactgttctccatagtggctgtaccaattcacattcccaccagcagtgcaagagtgttcccttttctccacaacctctccagcatttattgtttctagatttcttgatgatggccattctgactggtgtgagatgatatctcattgtagttttgatttgcatttctctaatgattaatgatgttgagcattctttcatgtgtttgttggcagtctgtatatcttctttggagaaatgcctatttaagtcttctgcccatttttggattgggttgtttgtttttttgctattgagctgcatgagctgtttataaattttggagattaatcctttgtcagttgcttcatttgcaaatattttctcccattctgagggttgtctttctgagctatttgtaatgaggtggatagacctagagtctgtcatacagagtgaagtaagtcagaaagagaaagacaaataccgtatgctaacacatatatatggaattaaaaaaaatgtcatgaagaacctaggggtaaaacgggaataaagacacagacctacttgagaatggacttgaggatatggggagggggaagtgtaagctgtgacaaagcgggggagaggcatggacacgtatacactaccaaacgtgaggtagatagatagtgggaagcagccacagagcacgggggagatcagctcggtgctttgtgaccgcctggaggggtgggatggggagggtgggagggagggagatgcatgagggaagggatgtgggaacggatgtatatgtatgactgattcactttgttataaaacagaaactaataaaaaaaaattttttttttaaaaaagaatgtctgtaaAAGCAGCCACAGCCTATTTACCATTATTTACCTGGTCACTCTTCAGTGTCCTGTCACTGTTCAAGTGCCCTGACTACTTTCCTATATTCTGAAGAAGCAAGGTTCCAGTAACATCATTTTGGGGGGGagggattgtttttgttttttggtgctgCATTAATATTCTCCCTGCTTCCTATATCTTGCTTGCACCACAGCATACCTGTTCTGTGTGTTACCTCACACAGGCTACCCAGCTTAGCCTTTCATTTAACAGACATTATAGTAACAATACACAGACCCAGTTGTAACCAGAATTTGGCATCATACTGTACTTAATGATTTGCAACCAGTGCAGCATGGCACATCAGTTGAAAACCACTGTCTTAGGATATTTCCCTAATCTTGATGCCTCATTTTGTAATCTAAATCCAGCCATCTCTGCCTTCAgagtttgttgttattgttttatttctcaaaatctgTATTCTCTTTATGATTCTATGTTGCTTGCATCTTTCATCGTAGGCAGTATTTAACCAAATTCTCCATCCTCTTGAGAAAGCTGAGAATATCACAGCCTCTAGAGAAAGTTCCCCAGACTTTAATCTAAGTGTACAGGAAGCCTTATTCATCTACAGTAGAGAACCCCAATGACCACCGTTTTACTGTCTATCTTTTCTGTTCTGTGGCTTGTTACCCTTCATCTTTCGTTCAACTGGAATCCAGTTACTCTAGTTTTAACAGCAAACACTTATTCTTAAGatacctggggcctccctggtggcgcaagtggttgagagtccgcctgccgatgcaggggatacgggttcgtgccccggtctgggaggatcccatatgccgcggagcggctgggcccgtgagccatggccgctgagcctgcgcgtccggagcctgcgcgtccggagcctgtgctccgcaacgggggaggccacaacagtgagaggcccgcataccgcaaaaaaaaaaaaaaaaaagatacctgtaCTTTATCATAGATACAGTGGGCCACATGTCCCAATTTTCCAAGGGCAGTTTCAGTTTTTGCCTGTCATCCACTATCATTATTAATAGAGAGCCCTCTCACTCTTAACAGTCCTGGTTTGGACAATTATATGTTTGCCTAACCATAGAACACATAGGAGGTGTTTGTTTCTACTACAGGTAGAGCCAAGCAAGTGCATATAGATTGGGAAGCCTTTCCTTCATGATTGCCATTGTTCTCCAATTTGCTTGGCctataataatttttgtttttatttttgttttttgttgttgttgttgttggcctATAATAATTTAAACATAGTTTTCTAATTATCATAATTTGTAGAACTGACCTGGGTAACCTGTTGAAACTAATCTCGTGTGTGTTCGTTCCCAGGTTCCTCTCCTGGCTGAAGTTTATGGTATAGAGGGAAATATTTTCAGGCTTAAAATCAATGAAGAAACACCCTTGAAACCCAGATACGAAGTTCCTGATGTCCTCACAAGCAAGCCAAGCACTATAAGGTAAGCCAAGAAACACGCTCTTGGATACACCCTCAATATGTTCTTCTATCATACCCTGAGTAGCAGCTTTTGTATGAGTCtcttattttgtttcttcaaaGATACAACCATTTGCAGAGTTAGTTTTTAGTTATTTGGGGATAAATTTATCCATTTTGATGTTATCCATTCTATACTCTCTTCCTCCACCATTTGACTCATCAGCACTTATTAATGGGGAGAAGCAGAGCTTCTGATCTTCTCTCCTGACAAAGTAAGCGGTTTATCAGCCAGACTTTGGGAGCAAGCAGGAGAGCTGTTTAATTGACTCACTCAGATGAGCAGCAGGGCTCCAGAGATCCAATGTACTAGCAAAACTCCCATGCTTACAGTAATTTATACAGTTAGACTGACTCACTTTTAATTAACGGCAGTCTCAGAAGTCTAACATATAATCTGTCTTAGAGTCAGAGATAAATTAATAATCAGTTTCTAGgtggaaaaaaaatccttggggATTAAAGCATTTTTCATGTACCTTTAGAATCTGCATCAGTTCTCAGCACATTTTCCGGTGATATTTTAACTTGGTTCTGTCTGTTggtttgttattttctttatatcatGTCACTAGGGAATATAAGATTATGCCAGATGCTTTAATTTTCACTACATCATTATCATAGTTTTATGTAGATTATTTTTTCCATGAAAATctaataaaaagttaataaattatgggacttccctggtggtccagtggtaaagaatccgccttccaatgcaggggacgcagtttcgatccttggtcagagaactaagatcccacatgccgcagggcagctaagcctccacaccgcaactacagagcccatgagctctggagcccacacgctgcaactataGAGAAGTtcgcgtgctgcaacgaagagcctgcgcaccgcaacgaaggagcccacatgccacaacagaGATCCTGCGTGTTGCAattaagacctgacacagccaaaaaaaaagttaataaattatAAGGAGAAATTAATTTAGCTATGCTAGAGCtatcataaatttaaaatatatcactgAGCCACTACTATATGCTAAGAACTTaggaaataagaattaaaaagggACTATTCTCATGGCTTTGCGGTTTGgcaaataagagagagagagagagagagagtgtgtgtgtgtgtgtgtgtgtgtttcctcttggtcacattacattattttttactCTCCTGTACGATTCATTTTACTAGTAGACCTTTAacatttttacatctgtgttcataAGTAACATTAGTCTATAGTTCTTCTGTGCTATCTTTGCCAGGTTTTGGAGTCAGGGTGATATTAGCATTGTATAGTAAATGTGGTATATTAGTTTTGCTTCTATTTCAGCCTTTTTCTAGAGGACCTTTGGCTACTGTAGTAACTAAAAACtacatttctccttttcccagactcccatGTAGCTAGTTTCTGATGTAATCCAGGTTCCACCAATCAGGTGCACTTACAGTTATCTTGATTTCAGA
This sequence is a window from Mesoplodon densirostris isolate mMesDen1 chromosome 4, mMesDen1 primary haplotype, whole genome shotgun sequence. Protein-coding genes within it:
- the GANC gene encoding neutral alpha-glucosidase C isoform X3; the encoded protein is MDAAEKEEISVEDEAVDKNIFKDCSKIAFYRRQKQRLSKKSTYRALLDSVTAGKESTSFQIINEAAKPVCKFSLVITLLEASPRMQGYL